From the Manis javanica isolate MJ-LG chromosome 13, MJ_LKY, whole genome shotgun sequence genome, one window contains:
- the ACP5 gene encoding tartrate-resistant acid phosphatase type 5 encodes MDVWIVLLSLQISLALPLADGGANPVLRFVAVGDWGGVPNAPFYTAREMANAKEIARTVQILGADFILSLGDNFYFTGVQDANDKRFQETFENVFSAPALRNVPWYVLAGNHDHLGNVSAQIAYSSISKRWNFPRPFYHLRFQIPQSNVSVAIFMLDTVTLCGNSDDFLSQQPKKPQDLELARMQLSWLKKQLAAAKEDYVLVAGHYPVWSIAEHGPTRCLVKQLVPLLSKYGVTAYLCGHDHNLQYLQDKNGVGYVLSGAGNFMDPSRKHLRKVPNGYLRFHYGAEDSLGGFAYVEISPKEMSVTYIEASGKSLFKTRLPRRARPKHTKGLQSEA; translated from the exons atGGACGTGTGGATCGTGCTGCTCAGCCTGCAAATCTCGCTGGCGCTTCCCTTGGCTGATGGCGGCGCAAACCCCGTTCTGCGCTTTGTGGCTGTGGGGGACTGGGGAGGGGTCCCCAATGCCCCATTCTACACAGCCCGGGAAATGGCCAATGCCAAGGAGATTGCCAGGACCGTGCAGATCCTAGGCGCAGACTTCATTTTGTCTCTGGGGGACAACTTCTACTTCACTGGTGTGCAGGATGCTAATGACAAGAGGTTCCAG GAGACCTTTGAGAATGTATTCTCTGCCCCGGCCCTCCGCAATGTGCCCTGGTACGTGCTGGCTGGCAACCATGACCATCTGGGGAACGTCTCAGCACAGATCGCCTACTCCAGCATCTCCAAGCGATG GAACTTCCCTAGACCTTTCTACCACCTGCGCTTCCAGATCCCCCAGTCCAACGTGTCTGTGGCCATCTTCATGCTGGACACAGTGACACTGTGTGGCAACTCGGATGACTTCCTCAGCCAGCAGCCCAAGAAGCCGCAAGACCTGGAGCTGGCCCGCATGCAGCTGTCCTGGCTCAAGAAGCAGCTGGCGGCAGCCAAGGAGGACTACGTGCTGGTGGCTGGGCACTACCCAGTGTGGTCCATTGCTGAGCACGGGCCCACCCGCTGCCTGGTTAAGCAACTGGTGCCGCTTCTGTCCAAGTATGGGGTCACCGCCTACCTGTGTGGCCATGACCACAACCTGCAG TACCTGCAGGACAAGAACGGCGTGGGCTATGTGCTGAGCGGGGCTGGGAACTTCATGGACCCCTCGAGGAAGCACTTACGCAAGGTCCCCAATGGCTACCTGCGCTTCCACTACGGGGCCGAGGACTCGCTGGGTGGCTTCGCTTATGTGGAGATCAGCCCCAAAGAGATGAGTGTCACTTACATCGAGGCCTCCGGCAAGTCCCTCTTCAAGACCAGGCTGCCAAGGCGAGCCAGGCCTAAGCACACAAAAGGACTCCAGTCTGAGGCCTGA